Sequence from the Caballeronia sp. SL2Y3 genome:
CCTGCAAGGTTTTCTTGAGCGTGGACGTGGGGTTCGATACGACGAACGCCCCGATGGCCGCGCCGAAAATACACAGCAATTCAAAAGGCTGAACGAGGGCCGCCAAGTGACCGCCGACCCCCATGAAGCTCCCGATGACGGAGCCGATGACGAGTACCCATCCGATAACGACAAACATGATTTCTCCGCAAATGTCCGGGCGTTGCGAGCCGTGCGCACTCGTTAGCGAAACACGCACGGCTCGCAATGCATTGTCTGCATGATGCTGGGCTTTTTAACGGCGCGGTACACGCCGACATTTAGGGTGGCGCCCGCAAAGATTTCGAGGCGGCCTCCGTCAAGGTAAAACTTACGCGCATGCTTTATGCGCAAGGTAATGGATTGCTGCCATGCGCTTCGTCTAACATCGGCGCATGGACACGACACTGACCGAAGCCAAGGCCCGCGCGCCGGGCGTCACGCCTGCCACGGTGGGCATGTTGCTGCGCGAATGGCGTCAACGCAGGCGCATGAGTCAGCTTGAGCTTGCTTGTATAGCGGACGTTTCGACGCGCCACTTGAGCTTTATCGAATCCGGCCGCTCAGTGCCGAGCCGCGACATGCTGATCCGGCTCGCCGAGCAACTAGGCGTGCCTTTGCGCGAGCGCAATGCGCTCTTTCTCGCGGCGGGCTATGCGCCGCTGTACAAGGAGCGGCCACTTGCGGACGCGGAGCTCGAACCCGCGCGGCGTGCCATCGAGCTCGTGCTGAAGGGCCACGAGCCGTATCCCGCGCTCGCGGTGGATCGTCACTGGACGATGATCGCCGCCAATGCCGCGTTGCAACCGCTTGTCGCAGCGGCGGATGCGTCGTTGCTTGCGCCGCCGGTCAACGTGCTGCGCCTGTCGCTGCATCCGCGCGGGCTCGCGAGCGCCATCGAGAACTGGCACGAGTGGCGCGCGCATCTGCTTGCGCGGCTGCGTCGGCAGATCGACGTGTCAGGCGACACGACGCTCGCCGCGCTGCTCGACGAACTCGAAGCGTATCCCGCGCCGCCGCACGCGGGACGCGCCGAACGCGGCGCAACCGATCTTGTTGTCGTGCCGCTGCGCTTGCGCACGGACCTCGGCGTGCTGTCGCTCATCAGCACGACCACGGTATTCGGCACGCCGGTCGATATCACGCTCGCCGAGCTTGCAATCGAAGCCTTTTTCCCCGCAGACGACGCCACCGCGCGCATACTCCATCGGGCGCACGGCGAGCGTCGCTGACGGGTGATGTGGAACCTGCTGCCGCCGCGCGAATCAATCAACAGGAGGGGAGCGGCGCGCGCTATCAACACGCGCCGGTGCCTGCGTCAGCTTTTGTCCAACCAACGCAGAAGGCAGCCATGATTCAGACATTCGAACACGTGATCGGCGGCGAGCGCATGCAGTTTTGCGCGAGCATCGCGGAAGGCGGCGGACCGCAGCGCGTCATCATCAGCCGGGCGGACTCGGCGGAATCGCTCGTCATCGTCCAGGCCGATGGCATCATCGGCACGATCAGGGCGGAAGTGGAAGCACCGGATACGTTCGTCGCGGACGCAGTGCGCAAGGCGCAGCAGGAAGCGTTGATCGAACGGGCGCTGGAAACCGGCGAGGTTCAGACGACGAGCCTCTAGCGTGTTTCTATCCGACGATGCCCGCGCAGCCCGGAAGGGTGCGCGGGCATTCGTCTCATGCGGACACGAAGAAGCCGCTACATGCGCGGCTCGCCGTTCTTCGGATCGGCCGGGACGAGCGGCATCGCCGAATCGGGACCGTCCGGCATGTCGGGATCGTCGGGATTCGGCGCCGCATCCGGATCGAGCAACTTGTCCGGATCAGGTTCGACGGTTTCTTCTGGGGCGTGTGGCTGGTTGGACATGATGCGGGTTCTCCTTGAAGTGACCTGAGCCGGTTCGCAACCTGTGTTCCCGCCGATGCGCCAAGCTATTTCGCCGCGCGTCGGTGCCGGTCCGCGGCTTGATCGCCGTCCGCCGCCGTCCCGCCGCGCACGCCGCGCGCGATGACCGCCGCGAACGCCAGCATCGCCACCGAAGCAGCCGCCGACCAGCGCACCGCATCGACGATTTGCGCCGATGCCGCCGCGCCTCCCGCGTGGCCCGCCAACGCGCCGAACGCGGCCACGCCCATTGCGCCGGCAGCCTGCCGCGCGGTGTTCAGAACAGCCGACGCCGTTCCCGCGCGCCGCTGGCCGACGGTGCCGAGCAGCGCGGTCGTCATCGCGGGAACGGCCACGCCCATGCCGGACGGGATCAGCAGAAACGGAAGCAGCAGAGCGACCGTCGGCGTGTGGGCATCGACGAAAGCGAGCGCCGCGAAACCCGCCGCGTCGAGCAAGGCGCCGGCGATCATCGGGCCGCGCGAGCCGAAGCGCGCCACCACCGGACCGCTCGCGAGATTCGACAGCAGGAAGCCGCCCGTGAGCGGCAAGAACGCGAGGCCGGTCTGCAACGGCGTCAGGCCGAGCACGCGTTGCAGATACAGACTCAGCACGAACACGCTTCCATAGTAGGTGAAGTTCACGGCGATGCCGAACAGCACCGCAGCGCTAAACGTGCGTTCGCTAAAGAGCGCGAGCGGGAGCATCGGCGCGCGGCTTTTTCTCTCGACTGCGATGAACGCGGCCGTCGCCGTCGCCGCGATCACGAATGCGCCGGTCACGAGCGGATGCGACAGCCCGAGCGGCCGCGCCTCGATCACCGCGCCGACCAGCGCCGTGAGCGCCACGATGGCGAGCGCCTGGCCGCTCACGTCGATGCCGTCGCCGCGCCCGTGCGACGGCGACTCGTCCACCCATGCGAGCGTCGCCGCGACGCCCGCCGCGCAGATCGGCAGATTGACCCAGAAGATGCTGCGCCAGCCGAACGTCGCGATCAGCGCACCGCCGACAATCGGGCCTGCCGCGATGGACACCGCGCCCGCCGCCGTCCATAGTCCGACCGCGCGCGCCCGCACGCGCCGATCGTGGCCGCACGCGGCGTTCAGCAGCGCGAGCGAATTCGGCAGCATCGCTGCCGCGCCGACGCCCTGGATTGCGCGCGCCGCGATCAGCTGCGCGGCATCGCGCGAAAAGGCGCAGACGAGCGAAGCGAACGCGAAGACCGCGAGGCCGCCGACAAACAGCCGCCGCGCGCCGAGCCGGTCGCCGAGCGAGCCGGCCAAAAGCATCAGCGCGGCGAATGCGAGCGCGTAGGCGTCCACGGTCCATTGCAGGCTCGCGACGCTCGCGCCGAGATCATGTGCAATGCTCGCGAGCGCGACATTCACGATCGAAACATCGAGCTGCGAGACGACGAAGCCGACGCTCGTTGCGGCGACGACGCACAACTGGCGGGAAGACAGGTTCGAGTTCATGCCGCTCATCGTAGGCGCGTGACGCGCGGGATGTTTCGGCCTCGCCTGAAATGAAAATGGCGCACCGCCGAGGGGTGCGCCATTGTCTTTCCGTCACGACGAACCGGCTTGCGGGTTCAGCGCGCTTCCTTGATGAAGAGCGCGGTCACCGCGCCGACCACGCACAGCGCGCCGACATACAGCGCGGGCGCGGCCGGGCTCGATTTCATCATCAGCGAAACGACGATCGGCGTGAGTCCGCCGAAGATTGCATACGCGACGTTGTACGAGAACGAGATGCCCGAAAAGCGCACGGCGGGCGGGAACGACTTGACCATCACGAACGGAATCGCGCCGATCACGCCGACCGTAAAGCCCGTGAGCGCGTACCACGGCAGCAGCGTCGAGGCATCGACTGCGACTTGCTGGAACAGCGCGTAGTACGAGCCCGCCAGCAGGAACGCGCCGACGAAAAGCGTCTTGCCCGCGCCGATTCGGCCGGCAATCGCGCCCGCGAGCACGCAGCCGACCGTGAGGCAGAGCGTCGCGGCGCAGTTCGCGATCAGCACCGTGGCCGGCGCAATGTGGAACTGCTTCTGGAGCAGCGTGGGCGTCATCAGAATCACGACGACGATGGCGGCCGAGAGCATCCACGTGAGCAGCATCGACACGATGACGGCGCGGCCGTGGTCGCGCAGGACCGCCTTCAGCGGAAGTTCCGCCGCCAGCGACTTGCGCTTCTGCAGTTCGGCGAACACTGGCGTTTCATGCAGCCAGCGGCGCAGATAGACCGAGCAAAGCCCGAACAAACCGCCGAGCAGGAACGGCAGACGCCACGCGAAGCTCGCGACATCGGCAGGAGCAAACGTCTTGTTGATGGCGGTCGCGATCAGCGAGCCGAGCAAAATGCCCGCGGTCAGGCCCGCCGTGAGCGTGCCGCACGCATAGCCGATATGACGGCGCGGCACGTGTTCCGAGACGAACACCCACGCGCCCGGCACTTCGCCGCCGACCGCCGCGCCCTGCATCACGCGGAACACCAGCAGCAGAACCGGCGCCATGAGACCGAGGGACGCGTACGTGGGCAAGAGGCCCATCAAAAGCGTCGGCACCGACATCAGCAGGACGGAAAGCGTGAACATGCGCTTGCGTCCGAGCAGATCGCCGAAATGCGCCATCACGATACCGCCGAGCGGCCGCGCCAGATACCCGGCGGCGAAGATGCCGAAAGTCTGCAATTGCCGCAGCCAGTCAGGAATGGACGCCGGGAAGAACAGTTGGCCGATGACCGGCGCGAAGAACACGAAGATGATGAAGTCGTAGAACTCGAGCGCGCCGCCGAGCGCGGCGAGCGCGAGCGTCTTGTAATCGCCGCGCGTGAGCGCGCGGCCGGCGGCGTGCGACGCGCCGTCGAAAG
This genomic interval carries:
- a CDS encoding helix-turn-helix domain-containing protein, with amino-acid sequence MDTTLTEAKARAPGVTPATVGMLLREWRQRRRMSQLELACIADVSTRHLSFIESGRSVPSRDMLIRLAEQLGVPLRERNALFLAAGYAPLYKERPLADAELEPARRAIELVLKGHEPYPALAVDRHWTMIAANAALQPLVAAADASLLAPPVNVLRLSLHPRGLASAIENWHEWRAHLLARLRRQIDVSGDTTLAALLDELEAYPAPPHAGRAERGATDLVVVPLRLRTDLGVLSLISTTTVFGTPVDITLAELAIEAFFPADDATARILHRAHGERR
- a CDS encoding MFS transporter, with the translated sequence MQATPFDGASHAAGRALTRGDYKTLALAALGGALEFYDFIIFVFFAPVIGQLFFPASIPDWLRQLQTFGIFAAGYLARPLGGIVMAHFGDLLGRKRMFTLSVLLMSVPTLLMGLLPTYASLGLMAPVLLLVFRVMQGAAVGGEVPGAWVFVSEHVPRRHIGYACGTLTAGLTAGILLGSLIATAINKTFAPADVASFAWRLPFLLGGLFGLCSVYLRRWLHETPVFAELQKRKSLAAELPLKAVLRDHGRAVIVSMLLTWMLSAAIVVVILMTPTLLQKQFHIAPATVLIANCAATLCLTVGCVLAGAIAGRIGAGKTLFVGAFLLAGSYYALFQQVAVDASTLLPWYALTGFTVGVIGAIPFVMVKSFPPAVRFSGISFSYNVAYAIFGGLTPIVVSLMMKSSPAAPALYVGALCVVGAVTALFIKEAR
- a CDS encoding MFS transporter, with the protein product MSGMNSNLSSRQLCVVAATSVGFVVSQLDVSIVNVALASIAHDLGASVASLQWTVDAYALAFAALMLLAGSLGDRLGARRLFVGGLAVFAFASLVCAFSRDAAQLIAARAIQGVGAAAMLPNSLALLNAACGHDRRVRARAVGLWTAAGAVSIAAGPIVGGALIATFGWRSIFWVNLPICAAGVAATLAWVDESPSHGRGDGIDVSGQALAIVALTALVGAVIEARPLGLSHPLVTGAFVIAATATAAFIAVERKSRAPMLPLALFSERTFSAAVLFGIAVNFTYYGSVFVLSLYLQRVLGLTPLQTGLAFLPLTGGFLLSNLASGPVVARFGSRGPMIAGALLDAAGFAALAFVDAHTPTVALLLPFLLIPSGMGVAVPAMTTALLGTVGQRRAGTASAVLNTARQAAGAMGVAAFGALAGHAGGAAASAQIVDAVRWSAAASVAMLAFAAVIARGVRGGTAADGDQAADRHRRAAK